One window from the genome of Pseudomonas fluorescens encodes:
- the leuA gene encoding 2-isopropylmalate synthase, whose amino-acid sequence MSMLKDPSSKYRAFPTINLPDRTWPSKTITAAPIWCSSDLRDGNQSLIEPMDAVKKLRFWKTLVAVGVKEIEASFPAASQTDFDFVRTLIEEGHIPDDTTIQVLTQAREDLIARTFESLRGAKKAIVHLYNATCPSFRRIVFNQDKEGVKEIAVNAAKLFVKYAAQQPETQWQFEYSPETFSATELEFAKEVCDAVIEVWNPTPERKVILNLPATVEVATPNIYADQIEWFHRNITRRDSVLISLHTHNDRGTGVAATELGLMAGADRVEGCLFGNGERTGNVDLVTVALNLYTQGINPELDFSDIDGVRKVVEECNQIPVHPRHPYVGDLVHTAFSGSHQDAIRKGFAQQKPDTLWEVPYLPIDPADIGRSYEAVIRVNSQSGKGGIAYLLEQEYGISLPRRMQIEFSQVVQRETDRLGLEMTAQQIHGLLQREYLQANTPYALVSHRLQEENGNSAVEVEVASKGQGETNLHWRGKGNGALEALVAGLPIPVEIMDYNEHAIGAGTNAKAAAYIELRVNGERAVHGVGIDENITTASFKALFSALNRSLSQPEAKAA is encoded by the coding sequence ATGAGCATGCTCAAAGACCCGTCTTCCAAATACCGCGCCTTCCCGACCATCAACCTGCCGGATCGCACTTGGCCGTCGAAGACCATCACCGCCGCGCCGATCTGGTGCAGCTCCGACCTGCGCGACGGCAACCAGTCGCTGATCGAGCCGATGGACGCGGTCAAGAAGCTGCGCTTCTGGAAAACCCTGGTCGCGGTGGGCGTGAAGGAAATCGAGGCATCGTTCCCGGCCGCTTCCCAGACCGACTTCGACTTCGTGCGCACCCTCATCGAAGAAGGCCACATCCCGGACGACACCACCATCCAGGTGCTGACCCAGGCCCGTGAAGACTTGATCGCCCGTACCTTCGAATCCCTGCGCGGTGCGAAAAAAGCCATCGTCCACCTGTACAACGCCACCTGCCCTTCGTTCCGCCGCATCGTGTTCAACCAGGACAAGGAAGGCGTGAAGGAAATCGCGGTGAACGCGGCCAAGCTGTTCGTCAAATACGCCGCCCAGCAGCCGGAAACCCAATGGCAGTTCGAATACTCGCCAGAAACCTTCAGCGCCACTGAGCTGGAGTTCGCCAAGGAAGTCTGCGACGCGGTGATCGAAGTCTGGAACCCGACGCCCGAGCGCAAGGTGATCCTCAACCTGCCCGCTACCGTGGAAGTCGCCACCCCGAACATCTACGCCGACCAGATCGAGTGGTTCCACCGCAACATCACCCGGCGTGACAGCGTGCTCATCAGCCTGCACACCCACAACGACCGTGGCACCGGCGTGGCCGCCACCGAGCTGGGCCTGATGGCCGGCGCCGACCGTGTCGAAGGCTGCCTGTTCGGTAACGGCGAACGCACCGGTAACGTCGACCTGGTGACCGTGGCGCTGAACCTCTACACCCAGGGCATCAACCCGGAGCTGGACTTCTCCGACATCGACGGCGTGCGCAAAGTGGTCGAGGAATGCAACCAGATCCCGGTGCACCCGCGTCATCCGTACGTCGGCGACCTGGTCCACACCGCGTTCTCCGGCTCGCACCAGGACGCCATCCGCAAGGGCTTCGCCCAGCAGAAACCGGACACCCTGTGGGAAGTGCCGTACCTGCCGATCGACCCGGCCGACATCGGTCGCAGCTACGAGGCGGTGATTCGCGTCAACAGCCAGTCGGGCAAAGGCGGTATCGCTTACCTGCTGGAACAGGAATACGGCATCAGCCTGCCGCGTCGCATGCAGATCGAGTTCAGCCAGGTGGTACAGCGCGAAACCGATCGCCTGGGCCTGGAAATGACCGCCCAGCAGATCCACGGCCTGCTGCAGCGTGAATACCTGCAAGCCAACACCCCGTACGCGCTGGTCAGCCATCGCCTGCAGGAAGAGAACGGCAACAGCGCCGTAGAGGTGGAAGTGGCGAGCAAGGGCCAGGGCGAGACCAACCTGCACTGGCGCGGCAAGGGCAACGGCGCCCTGGAAGCGCTGGTGGCCGGCCTGCCGATTCCGGTGGAGATCATGGACTACAACGAACACGCCATCGGCGCCGGCACCAATGCCAAGGCGGCGGCCTACATCGAACTGCGAGTCAACGGCGAGCGTGCGGTGCACGGCGTGGGTATCGATGAGAACATCACCACGGCGAGCTTCAAGGCGCTGTTCAGTGCGCTGAACCGGTCGCTGAGCCAGCCGGAAGCCAAGGCAGCCTGA